The genomic interval TTAAACGCTAGCAATTTAACCACAACGGCTGTTGGCGGTGAGGCTTGTGTATCCATCGCTAACCAAGTTTGCCGCCCTGCATTATGTCCTAATGATTTTTGTAACTGATAGCGATCGCCTAAAACTTTTCCTGCGCTTAACATGAGTTACTCCTTGAAATAATAATTTATGAGTTACGTCCGTTATTGACAATTTGCTAGCCAATCTGTGATTTCACCAACTAACCAGTTTGATTCAGATGGTTTTAGTCGATTTGCCAAACAATAGTTTCTCTTTCTTGTCTTGAGATAGATAGCATTACCTGAATAGTCAATAGCTTGACCTGAATAGTCAATAGCTTGACCTGAATTATAAATAGCTACTTCTTGAATTTCCGAAATACGTAGATGAAAATCAAATCTCTGAAAAATCATTTTATCTATGTCAAATACTACAGAGTATCCCCAGAAATTAGCACGTATAAAATTCCTGATATCTCGGTACATTTTTTTAAGCTGTATCAGCCCTGCTTTTCCTAAAGCAATCATGCAAATCAATACAAAAAATAATACAATTATTATGTCGATTAGCGAATAATATGAATTCACTAAGGACTGAAATCCGACCAAAATTAAAACCATATTCACAATTAATAATAATAGAATTAAGCTAAAAAATGGAATTAATTTTATGGATAAAAATACGCAGCTATCTATAAACCACACTATCCCATCTGTAGAAAAATAAATAATAAGTTTATTTTTGTTTTTTTTAAGCTTTATTCGTGTTGAAAAAGGCGGGTGTACAGTTTCCAATGGATAACCCATAGAACGAATAGATTGCCCCGTTTCCAATGCATCAAGAGCTTGGCTAGCACAACTCAAGCGCAAATCTAGGTCAGGTTCCGTCAAGGCTTCAATCCAACTTATCAACTGAGAATTAATACTCACCTGCTCCCGAAATTGTATGCGTAAATTTCGTTGGGGTAAATCAGCCGGAGAAACACCTGTTAATAGATGAATTAACGTCGCGCCCAAAGCATAGAGATCCGAAGCCGGAACCGCTTGTCCCCAGAACTGTTCTAAGGGTGCATATCCACTCGTTCCCACCACGGTAAACGTCACTCCTTCTACCGCCGCACTATCTTGCACCGCACCAAAATCAACTAAATAAATCTGCTTATCCTCTCCTAAAATCAGATTACTCGGCTTAATATCTCGGTGTAATACAGGTGAATTTAACCCATGTAAATAGATGAGAATCTCCAGCACTTGTTTAGCAATCGAACGAACCTGTGACTCCGTAAACCGCTTTCCCTCATTCAGTAACTGCTGTAAAGATTTGCCTGGGATATAATCCTGCACTAAGCCAAACCAACATAACCCCGCCCCAATTTTTTGATTCAAGGAAAAATAATCCCGATATTGAGGAATTCGAGGATGATTCAGTT from Coleofasciculus chthonoplastes PCC 7420 carries:
- a CDS encoding serine/threonine protein kinase; its protein translation is MKTNLLFNPNQHLKERYQLQQQLGNNAGRQTWLAQDLQSGEQVTVKLLAFNPQMEWDEFKLFEREAAVLKQLNHPRIPQYRDYFSLNQKIGAGLCWFGLVQDYIPGKSLQQLLNEGKRFTESQVRSIAKQVLEILIYLHGLNSPVLHRDIKPSNLILGEDKQIYLVDFGAVQDSAAVEGVTFTVVGTSGYAPLEQFWGQAVPASDLYALGATLIHLLTGVSPADLPQRNLRIQFREQVSINSQLISWIEALTEPDLDLRLSCASQALDALETGQSIRSMGYPLETVHPPFSTRIKLKKNKNKLIIYFSTDGIVWFIDSCVFLSIKLIPFFSLILLLLIVNMVLILVGFQSLVNSYYSLIDIIIVLFFVLICMIALGKAGLIQLKKMYRDIRNFIRANFWGYSVVFDIDKMIFQRFDFHLRISEIQEVAIYNSGQAIDYSGQAIDYSGNAIYLKTRKRNYCLANRLKPSESNWLVGEITDWLANCQ